The following proteins are co-located in the Bacteroidales bacterium genome:
- a CDS encoding response regulator transcription factor, with protein sequence MENNDYKILLVDDEPDILEFLGYNLTKEGYKIFKANNGRQAIKTATEIKPHLIILDVMMPEMDGIETCSELRKISSLKNTIIAFLTARNEDYSQIAGFDAGADDYIPKPIKPKVFVSRVKALLRRYNETDTATEKINLGDIVIDRERYVIFLKGEEIILPRKEFELISLLASKPNKVFTRDEIYDSIWGNSVVVGDRTIDVHVRKIREKLGIENIKTIKGVGYKYEI encoded by the coding sequence ATGGAAAACAACGATTATAAAATTCTGCTGGTTGACGATGAACCCGATATTCTTGAGTTCCTCGGCTATAATCTTACAAAGGAAGGATATAAAATTTTTAAGGCGAATAATGGCAGGCAAGCCATTAAGACAGCAACAGAAATAAAACCGCATTTGATTATTTTAGATGTGATGATGCCCGAAATGGATGGCATTGAAACCTGTTCGGAATTGAGAAAAATATCTTCTTTGAAAAACACTATCATTGCTTTTCTTACTGCACGCAATGAAGACTATTCTCAGATTGCCGGATTTGACGCGGGTGCCGACGATTATATTCCTAAGCCCATCAAACCCAAAGTTTTTGTCAGTCGTGTAAAGGCTTTGTTGCGAAGGTATAATGAAACAGATACGGCAACAGAAAAAATAAATTTAGGTGATATTGTAATTGACCGGGAACGCTATGTAATATTTTTAAAAGGCGAAGAAATTATTTTACCGCGAAAAGAATTTGAACTCATATCACTTCTTGCTTCTAAACCAAATAAAGTTTTTACACGCGATGAAATTTACGACAGTATCTGGGGAAACAGCGTGGTTGTAGGCGATAGAACCATTGATGTTCATGTAAGGAAAATTCGTGAAAAACTTGGTATCGAAAATATCAAAACCATAAAAGGCGTTGGTTATAAATACGAAATATAA
- a CDS encoding adenosylcobalamin-dependent ribonucleoside-diphosphate reductase yields the protein MKQKTFSYDEALEKTTIYFKNDTLAASVWINKYALKDSQGNLYECTPDDMHRRIAREIARIEKKYPNPMKEDEIYDLLKNFKYIIPQGSPMAGIGNDFQIGSLSNCFVIGHNGPSDSYGGIMKVDEEQVQLMKRRGGVGHDLSHIRPGGTPVKNSALTSTGIVPFMERYSNSTREVAQDGRRGALMLSISIKHPDSEKFIDAKLEEGKVTGANVSVKITDDFMKAVINNEPFFQQYPVDSAKPSVRKEVNAQNLWKKIVHNAWKSAEPGILFWDTVIRESVPDSYADLGFRTVSTNPCGEIPLCPYDSCRLIAINLYNYVENPFTEQVSFDSELFIKHVHYAQRMMDDIIDLELEKVDKILEKIEKDPEDIEIKRTEINLWNNIKKKCIEGRRTGIGITAEGDMLAALGCRYGTDDATNFSIEVHKLLALEAYRSSVNLAKERGPFPIYDPGREKNNPFIKRLKEADNSLYEDMAKYGRRNIALLTIAPTGSVSLMTQTTSGIEPVFLISYKRRRKVNPNDKNARIDFVDEVGDSWEEYNVFHNKFLKWLKVNGYDVDKVKMMKDADLNAVIEKSPYYKATANDVDWVAKVKMQGAIQKWVDHSISVTVNIPNDVKEELVATIYKTAWECGCKGVTVYREGSRAGVLVADKKKEDITEFKETFAPQRPKRLEAEIVRFQNDYEKWIAVVGLLNGRPYEVFTGKAEDFYLPPFVQKGWVIKGKTEKDKSRYDFQFEDKQGYKITIEGLSRMFDKEYWNYAKLISGILRHGMPIPFVVELISKLNLDSDSINTWKVGVERALKKFIPDGTKVADKVCSNCGDTEGLVYEEGCLKCKSCGYSKCG from the coding sequence GTGAAACAAAAAACTTTTTCTTACGATGAGGCTTTAGAAAAGACCACAATCTATTTTAAGAATGACACGCTGGCGGCAAGCGTATGGATTAATAAGTATGCACTGAAAGATTCCCAGGGTAATTTATATGAATGCACTCCTGATGATATGCATCGTCGTATTGCCCGTGAAATTGCACGCATTGAAAAAAAATATCCTAACCCGATGAAGGAGGATGAAATTTATGATCTTCTGAAAAATTTCAAATACATTATTCCACAGGGTAGTCCTATGGCAGGTATTGGAAACGATTTCCAGATAGGATCTCTTTCAAATTGCTTTGTTATAGGGCATAACGGACCTTCCGATTCGTATGGTGGAATTATGAAAGTGGATGAAGAACAGGTACAGCTTATGAAACGTCGTGGTGGCGTTGGGCATGATCTTTCGCATATTCGTCCCGGCGGAACTCCTGTTAAAAACAGTGCTCTCACTTCAACAGGTATTGTTCCATTTATGGAACGTTATTCAAACAGTACGCGCGAAGTGGCTCAGGACGGGCGTCGTGGAGCATTGATGTTAAGCATTTCTATCAAACATCCCGATTCGGAAAAATTTATTGATGCAAAACTCGAAGAAGGAAAAGTTACAGGCGCTAATGTTTCGGTAAAAATTACCGACGACTTCATGAAAGCCGTTATTAATAATGAACCATTCTTTCAGCAATATCCCGTAGACTCTGCAAAGCCTTCTGTTAGAAAAGAAGTTAATGCACAAAATCTCTGGAAAAAAATAGTTCATAATGCATGGAAATCTGCTGAACCCGGCATTCTTTTCTGGGATACTGTAATTCGTGAATCGGTTCCCGACAGTTATGCCGACCTTGGATTCCGCACTGTTTCTACAAATCCTTGCGGAGAAATTCCATTATGTCCTTACGATAGTTGTCGCCTTATTGCTATCAATCTTTATAATTATGTCGAAAATCCTTTTACCGAACAGGTAAGTTTTGATTCGGAACTTTTTATAAAACATGTTCATTATGCACAAAGAATGATGGACGACATCATTGATCTTGAATTGGAAAAAGTGGATAAGATTCTTGAAAAGATTGAAAAAGACCCGGAAGATATTGAAATTAAAAGAACAGAAATAAACCTTTGGAATAATATCAAAAAGAAATGCATCGAAGGTAGACGTACCGGTATTGGTATTACCGCCGAGGGTGATATGCTTGCTGCTTTGGGTTGCCGCTATGGTACCGATGATGCAACCAATTTTTCAATTGAAGTTCACAAACTTCTTGCACTCGAAGCTTATCGTTCATCGGTGAATCTGGCTAAGGAAAGAGGACCTTTCCCTATTTATGATCCGGGCAGAGAAAAAAATAATCCTTTCATAAAACGTTTGAAAGAAGCCGATAATTCACTGTATGAAGACATGGCAAAATACGGACGCCGTAATATTGCTCTTCTTACTATTGCACCTACAGGAAGCGTTTCGCTGATGACACAAACCACATCAGGTATTGAACCGGTATTCCTTATTTCTTATAAACGAAGAAGAAAAGTTAACCCCAATGATAAAAATGCACGTATTGATTTTGTTGATGAAGTTGGCGATTCATGGGAAGAATATAATGTGTTCCACAATAAATTTTTAAAATGGCTCAAGGTAAATGGTTATGATGTTGACAAAGTGAAAATGATGAAAGATGCCGACCTGAATGCAGTCATTGAAAAATCGCCGTATTACAAAGCAACAGCTAATGATGTGGATTGGGTTGCTAAAGTGAAAATGCAGGGCGCTATTCAGAAGTGGGTCGATCATTCAATCAGCGTTACCGTAAATATTCCTAATGATGTTAAAGAAGAGTTGGTAGCAACAATTTATAAAACAGCATGGGAATGCGGATGTAAAGGTGTTACTGTTTATCGTGAAGGTTCACGCGCCGGCGTTCTGGTTGCTGACAAGAAAAAAGAAGATATTACAGAATTCAAAGAAACTTTTGCACCTCAGCGTCCAAAAAGACTTGAAGCAGAAATAGTACGTTTTCAGAACGATTATGAAAAATGGATTGCTGTGGTAGGATTGCTTAATGGAAGACCATACGAAGTATTTACAGGTAAAGCCGAAGATTTTTATTTACCTCCGTTTGTTCAAAAAGGCTGGGTTATTAAAGGCAAAACAGAGAAAGATAAAAGTCGTTACGATTTCCAGTTTGAAGATAAGCAAGGGTATAAAATTACCATTGAAGGATTGTCGCGTATGTTCGACAAAGAATACTGGAATTATGCAAAACTTATTTCGGGAATACTGCGTCATGGAATGCCTATTCCTTTTGTTGTTGAATTGATTTCAAAACTAAATCTTGATTCCGATTCTATCAATACATGGAAAGTAGGAGTTGAGCGTGCATTAAAGAAATTTATTCCCGATGGGACTAAAGTTGCTGATAAAGTTTGCTCAAATTGTGGCGATACTGAAGGATTGGTTTATGAAGAAGGTTGCCTGAAATGCAAGAGCTGCGGATATTCTAAATGCGGTTAA
- a CDS encoding DPP IV N-terminal domain-containing protein, whose product MKTTKFYFLGLCIFISAIASAQNKLLTLEDIYTKRILYPKYMSQLQWIAKSDNFSYVDLKCLIKGNTVDEKRDTILKLSSLNESLKSTGDAELNTFPSIIWLDENTFYFNENNKVYKYLLNEKKIIVVGAINENAENTDVSEKSLYTAYTVNNNLYVSAEGKINAVTNDTNVNIVNGKSVHRDEFGITKGTFWSPSGKLLAFYRMDQTMVTDYPLVHITDLKNRIAEEELIKYPMAGMTSHHVTLGVYNPLTREKIFLKTGEPAEQYLTNISWSPDDKYIFIAVLNRAQNHMKLNQYDATTGDFIKTLFEEKNDKYMEPLNGMYFLKTKPDQFIWQSQRDGYNHLYLYSIDGKLIKQLTKGNWVVTDFYGTDMKDSKAFFISTAVNPLERHIYSVDMKSGKILKISSTEGYHDAQYSYDGKYVLDNYTSTKITTEYLLEDANGKILQTIKKNSNPLKEYKLPEMSIFTIKAKDSSDLYCRILKPIDFDANKKYPVIVYVYGGPHEQLITDTWLGGAGLYLNYLASKGYVIFTLDNHGSSDRGLKFEQAIFRNIGTIEMEDQLLGINYLKKLSYVDTTRMGINGWSYGGFMTINMFLKNPGLFKVAVAGGPVIDWKFYEVMYGERYMDTPDENPLGYDNADLLNYVKDLKGKLLVIHGTIDNTVVWQHSLTFLKKCIDEGKQIDYFVYPEHEHNISGKDRMHLQYKIENYFNDYLK is encoded by the coding sequence ATGAAAACAACTAAATTTTATTTTTTAGGATTATGCATTTTTATTTCTGCAATTGCATCGGCACAAAATAAACTGCTGACACTTGAAGATATTTATACAAAACGAATTCTGTATCCCAAGTATATGAGCCAACTGCAATGGATTGCGAAGAGTGATAATTTTTCTTATGTCGATTTGAAATGTTTAATAAAAGGAAATACTGTAGATGAAAAACGTGACACCATTTTAAAATTGTCATCGCTAAACGAATCACTGAAATCCACTGGTGATGCTGAATTGAATACGTTTCCCAGTATAATATGGCTTGATGAAAATACTTTCTATTTTAATGAAAACAATAAAGTATATAAATATTTATTGAATGAGAAAAAAATTATTGTTGTCGGTGCTATCAATGAAAATGCCGAAAATACTGATGTTTCAGAGAAGTCATTATATACTGCTTATACGGTGAATAATAATCTTTATGTATCAGCAGAAGGAAAGATAAATGCTGTAACTAACGATACCAATGTAAATATTGTAAATGGGAAATCGGTTCATCGTGATGAATTTGGGATTACTAAAGGAACGTTCTGGTCGCCTTCAGGGAAATTGCTTGCTTTCTATCGTATGGACCAAACAATGGTTACCGATTATCCGTTAGTGCATATTACCGATTTAAAAAATCGTATTGCTGAAGAAGAATTGATAAAATATCCAATGGCCGGAATGACTAGTCATCATGTGACACTTGGAGTATATAATCCGCTTACCCGGGAAAAAATATTTTTGAAAACAGGTGAGCCTGCAGAACAATATCTGACAAATATTTCATGGAGTCCTGATGATAAATATATTTTTATTGCCGTGCTGAATCGTGCGCAGAATCACATGAAGCTGAATCAATACGATGCAACAACAGGTGATTTCATTAAAACACTTTTCGAAGAAAAAAATGATAAATACATGGAACCATTGAACGGAATGTATTTCCTGAAAACAAAGCCCGATCAGTTTATCTGGCAGAGCCAGCGTGATGGTTACAATCATTTGTATTTATACAGCATTGATGGAAAATTAATAAAACAGTTGACCAAAGGCAATTGGGTTGTTACCGATTTTTATGGAACCGACATGAAAGATTCGAAAGCTTTTTTTATTTCAACAGCTGTGAATCCGCTGGAACGCCACATATATAGTGTTGATATGAAAAGTGGTAAGATTTTAAAAATATCTTCAACCGAAGGTTATCATGATGCACAGTATAGTTATGATGGAAAATATGTTCTGGATAATTATACCAGTACAAAAATCACAACTGAATATTTACTTGAAGATGCAAATGGGAAAATTTTACAAACCATCAAGAAAAATTCAAATCCGCTGAAAGAATACAAACTTCCTGAAATGTCCATTTTTACTATAAAAGCAAAGGATAGTAGCGATTTATATTGTCGGATTTTAAAGCCAATTGATTTTGATGCAAATAAAAAATATCCTGTTATCGTTTATGTTTATGGTGGACCGCATGAACAATTAATTACAGACACATGGTTAGGCGGTGCCGGGCTTTATTTGAATTACCTGGCAAGTAAAGGTTATGTGATATTCACACTTGATAATCATGGATCATCCGACAGAGGTTTAAAATTTGAACAGGCAATTTTCAGAAATATAGGTACTATTGAAATGGAAGATCAATTGCTAGGAATTAATTATCTGAAAAAACTTTCTTATGTTGATACTACGCGTATGGGCATCAATGGCTGGAGTTACGGAGGTTTTATGACAATAAATATGTTTTTGAAAAATCCCGGATTGTTTAAAGTGGCAGTAGCAGGCGGTCCTGTAATCGACTGGAAATTTTATGAGGTAATGTATGGTGAACGATACATGGATACACCTGATGAAAATCCATTAGGCTATGATAATGCTGACTTGCTGAATTATGTAAAAGACTTAAAAGGAAAATTATTGGTAATTCATGGAACTATTGATAATACGGTAGTCTGGCAACATTCACTTACCTTCTTGAAAAAATGTATTGATGAAGGAAAGCAAATCGATTATTTTGTTTACCCAGAGCATGAACATAATATTTCCGGAAAAGACAGGATGCATTTGCAATACAAAATTGAAAATTATTTTAATGATTATTTGAAGTAA
- a CDS encoding helix-turn-helix domain-containing protein, with protein sequence MDNYEFDLAFELVENTSRNLFLTGKAGTGKTTFLKYVVQHSMKNMIVVAPTGVAAINAGGVTIHSTFGLPLLSFIPSNDFVDPNIAANRKELIKHLHYRKEKAEVFFNLELLIIDEISMVRADLLDAVDFALQFVRKNNKPFGGVQTLFIGDMHQLPPVIKEESQNILSKYYSSPYFFDSMVLKNNPPVSIELLKIHRQEDEKFIEILNKIRHQQFDNDAFDKLHKRYFPDYEHSGNGRIYLTTHNAIVAQINETQLRKLKTKSYFYKAEVDGEFKENLFPNDNVIELKVGAQVMFIRNDTSVQKKYFNGKLATVAYLSDDCIRVLFENEKEEYELAKEEWENKQYYVDKEKNEIKEDVIGVFRQYPIRLAWAVTIHKSQGLTFDKVIIDAGRSFAPGQVYVALSRCRSLEGIILKSKIHEKVIFSDDTINNFQNEIWNLNEVKAIIEKEKLPYSLEKIYNAISLQQLVSALALWNDIILEKKLPSKEEVHEQCRIMRESLDELSEVENKFIKRLQEMYRGYETKQFSWQQIEDRCSKGIEYFVNFLKEKILFPLEFHKTQIVKAKKVKGYTKIVKELLIEVSAKIEQLRNLYLLEKKLYNIKPEDEPKTKNNIENISGEKEKKVSTYEITLSILNEGKTVEEAASERNLTIGTIYSHIAKLIAMGNICATKYIDKNKLDEIISVIEKLEIPTLSSIKKELGASYTFEEIKLAQAEFYFRIAETIKLDK encoded by the coding sequence ATGGATAATTACGAATTCGATTTGGCTTTTGAGCTTGTCGAAAATACTTCAAGAAATTTATTTCTTACAGGAAAAGCAGGAACAGGGAAAACTACTTTTCTGAAATATGTTGTTCAACATTCAATGAAGAATATGATTGTAGTTGCGCCCACAGGTGTTGCAGCTATTAATGCCGGCGGGGTTACCATTCATTCTACGTTCGGATTGCCATTGCTTAGTTTTATCCCTTCGAATGATTTTGTTGACCCGAATATTGCAGCGAACAGAAAAGAATTAATAAAACATTTGCATTACAGAAAAGAAAAAGCTGAAGTATTCTTTAATCTCGAACTTCTGATAATTGATGAAATAAGCATGGTGCGTGCCGATTTGCTAGATGCTGTTGATTTTGCTTTACAGTTTGTCCGGAAAAATAATAAACCTTTTGGCGGAGTTCAAACATTGTTTATAGGCGATATGCATCAGCTTCCACCTGTTATTAAAGAAGAATCGCAAAATATTTTAAGTAAATATTATTCAAGCCCGTACTTTTTTGACAGTATGGTTTTGAAAAATAATCCTCCTGTAAGTATTGAATTACTTAAGATTCACCGACAGGAAGATGAAAAATTTATTGAGATTCTTAATAAAATTCGTCATCAGCAGTTTGATAACGATGCGTTCGATAAATTACATAAAAGATATTTTCCCGATTATGAACATTCAGGAAACGGGCGCATATATCTGACTACACATAACGCAATTGTAGCTCAAATAAATGAAACACAATTACGAAAATTAAAAACAAAATCTTATTTCTATAAAGCTGAGGTTGATGGCGAATTCAAAGAAAATTTATTTCCTAACGACAATGTTATTGAATTAAAAGTTGGTGCACAGGTTATGTTCATAAGGAATGATACCAGTGTACAGAAAAAATATTTTAACGGGAAATTGGCTACAGTAGCTTATTTATCTGACGATTGCATAAGGGTGTTGTTTGAAAACGAAAAGGAAGAATATGAGTTGGCAAAAGAAGAATGGGAAAACAAACAGTATTATGTCGACAAAGAAAAAAACGAAATAAAAGAAGATGTAATTGGCGTTTTCAGGCAGTATCCTATTCGCCTGGCGTGGGCTGTAACTATTCACAAAAGCCAGGGATTAACTTTCGATAAAGTTATAATCGATGCAGGACGCTCATTTGCTCCGGGTCAGGTATATGTAGCATTAAGTCGTTGCCGAAGCCTCGAAGGAATAATTCTGAAATCAAAAATTCATGAAAAGGTTATTTTTTCTGATGATACCATTAATAATTTTCAAAACGAAATTTGGAATCTGAACGAAGTTAAGGCCATCATTGAAAAAGAGAAGCTTCCTTATAGTCTCGAAAAAATTTATAATGCGATAAGCCTTCAGCAACTTGTTAGTGCTTTAGCTTTATGGAATGATATTATTCTTGAAAAAAAATTACCTTCAAAAGAAGAAGTGCATGAACAATGCAGAATAATGCGCGAATCGCTTGATGAGCTAAGCGAGGTTGAAAATAAATTTATAAAACGATTGCAGGAAATGTATCGTGGATATGAAACAAAACAATTTTCTTGGCAGCAAATAGAAGACCGGTGCAGCAAGGGAATCGAATATTTTGTGAATTTTTTAAAAGAAAAAATTTTATTCCCGCTTGAATTTCACAAAACACAAATTGTAAAAGCAAAAAAAGTCAAAGGTTACACTAAGATTGTAAAAGAGCTGTTAATAGAGGTATCGGCTAAAATAGAGCAACTCAGAAACCTTTATCTTCTCGAAAAAAAATTATACAATATAAAACCGGAAGACGAACCAAAAACAAAAAATAATATTGAAAATATTTCAGGGGAAAAAGAAAAGAAAGTATCAACTTATGAAATTACATTATCGATTTTAAACGAAGGAAAAACCGTTGAAGAAGCCGCCAGTGAAAGGAATTTAACTATAGGAACAATATATTCGCATATTGCAAAACTTATTGCAATGGGAAATATATGCGCAACAAAATATATTGATAAAAATAAACTCGATGAGATTATTAGCGTTATTGAAAAACTTGAGATACCAACGCTTAGCTCAATAAAAAAAGAACTCGGCGCTTCTTATACTTTTGAAGAAATTAAATTAGCACAGGCTGAATTTTATTTCCGAATTGCAGAAACAATTAAGTTGGACAAATGA